DNA from Ananas comosus cultivar F153 linkage group 12, ASM154086v1, whole genome shotgun sequence:
AATGGATGCCTTAGCTGCTAACAACACTTGGGAACTCGTTCCTCGCACAACTGATATGAATGTGGTAGGTTGTCGATGGGTTTTCAAAACCAAGATTCGACCTGGCGGAGTTTTGAATCGTTTAAAAGCTCGACTCGTGACCAAAGGATACAGCCAAAAAGGAGTAGATTTTTTTGAGACATTTAGTCCTGTGATCAAGCCAGCTACTATTCGAATAATTCTTACTATTGCAACTATTAAGCAGTGGCCTATTCGTCAACTTGACGTTaaaaatgcatttttgcatGGGCATCTCCAAGCTCCGGTCTATATGGAGCAACCACCTGGATTTGTTGATTCTAATCGACCTAATTATGTTTGCAAGCTTCAACGAGCATTATATGGGCTCAAACAAGTGCCTAGGGCTTGGTTCGATCGCTTGAGCTCATTTCTTCTTGACTATGGATTTTCTTGCAGTGTTGCGGATTCATCTCTCTTTGTTTATAAAAATGGTGGTTGCACTATTATTCTTTTACTATATGTAGATGATATTATTCTAACTAGTGACACTCCATCTCTTTTGGATGATTTGATTATTACTCTTGAAAAATCTTTTTCTATGAAGGATTTGGGTCCGCTGCACTATTTTCTTGGCATTGAGGTACATCAAACTCCATATGGTTTATTTTTGTCTCAATCTAAATATGCTTATGATGTTCTTACTCGTGCTCACATGCAATCATGCAAGCCGGTTGCTACACCAATGACAACTAAACCATTTATGTCCAATGATGGTGACTCTCCATATCAAGATGTTACACAATATCGACAAATTGTTGGAGCATTGCAATATTTAACCATTACACGACCGGATCTTTCCTATGCCGTCAACACCGTTTGTCATTTTATGCATAAACCCGCGATCAAATACTTTCATATGGTGAAGCGCATCCTACGATATATAAGTGGTACTATTAACCTTGGCTTACGAATTTTTGCTAAAAGTGGGCTTAATCTTTATGCTTTTTCTGATGCTGATTGGGCGGGTTGTTCCACTACTCGTCGTTCAACCATGGGTTTCTGCACATTTTTGGGTTTCAATTGTATCTCATGGAGTGCAAAGAGACAACCAACAGTCTCTCGTTCTAGTGCGGAGGCAGAATATCGTGCAATGGCTTCTACTACTGCGGAACTTATTTGGATTTCCTTCATTCTTCGCGATATCGGTATACCTCAACCTCATCCTTATACGCTATTTTGTGACAATTTGGCAGCACTATATATGATGGTCAACCCGGTATTTCATGCTCGCACCAAACATATTGAAATCGATTATCATTTTGTTCGTGAGAAGGTGGCTCTTGGATCACTCATAACTCGGTTCGTTTCCTCTAAGCAACAATTGGCTGATATATGTACGAAGCCTTTACCCAAAAATATGTTTCATACTTTTCGTCACAAACTAGGACTGTGGTCCCACCCCCAGTCTAGTTTGAGGGGGAGTATAAAAGGCAatgtttcaaatttaatatccaATGATATGGATTCATCACAAAAGAAGCAACAGAATAAATTGCCAAATACAAAGAAGGAAAGGAGCCTAATTTGAAGGATTTCATGATTGTATATTTCCTATTCATTCATGTATAAAtctctatatattaataaagtttGATCCCTGACTGATGTGGAgaggaattcacccattttaaATCTTCTTTACACTATTGCTTCCTATGCCCTGAAGAAGCCATTAGAACCGCCACCGCAGCGATGAACATAAAAATCATGCTCACGAGCAATGCGTACGTCCTTCTCGATGATTTCCGATACTCTCCAAAAAGGAGTATGCCCCAAAAAGTGCTTACTAGCGGCAATGCCTGctcaaaaatttagaaaaagaaaagtattgcgggaaaaagaattagaaactatatgttaaattatatgaaacaaccgttattctgTTTAAGATATCAGATaacagtatttttatattttatcttcaacACTTTCTTCATAAATCATTATACAAGTACCATGGATATAAGTAATCCTTGAGAAGCACCACCTATTGTAATTtttcaagagagagaaagagacaaaGTGAGTTCCATGAATACGAGAAATTATTTTTGCCAATTCACAAATAAGAGAAATTATAGATTTCGATCGTGCGCGTATGCAACTGAAACCTTTTAGAAATTTGTAGACTACAATGGAAGGTCAGGAGTAAAGAAAAGAACGTTAAGAAgtatagaacttatctgaacgatagaccattttgattcaactatctagcctcttaaaattttgattttagtacccaacttttcaatttgtttggttgaagtcATTTGACAGTTcgctaattacttactttaatgaatttatagttgtataaattacataatatatactaagtaaacctgtaaaaataaacgacgcatttaaattctaaagttaaagggtcattaactgactcaaatcaaataagataAAAGGATCGATagcgaaatcaaaatttttaaaggtttgATAGTCAGACCAGAATAAGTTCTTTACATTTTTTACCAGAAAAGAATTACAAACCTGgacagcatcagcagcagcataTCCGGCAGCTTGTCCACCCATGAACTGAAATCCATTTCCGAACCCGCAGAGAAGCCCGGCAAGAAGAGCCCATTGCCTCCCTTTCCAATCTTTCAAATAAGCCGCGAACGACGATCGCGGCAGACCGAGCACGGGATTGTAAAGGAACCATATGTTTAGACCGATTCCGACAACAAAACACGAGATCGAGAAGTAGAAGAATGCGGTGTAGACCACCAAATGCGGCACACCTTTCTTCAGAGTGTGCCATTGATCATTGGTGGCTAGATTGAATGCAGGAGAGAAGAGGGAGAAGCATAGTCCAGAGAAAAATACTATTCCGAGGCCGAAGAATAAGTTGGAACCTAGCACCTGGGATATAGAAATGTACACTGAATTAGTCTGATATATCGCAACTTTTACAAATATAGTCTTATTGCACTTAGGGGCTGTTTAGCTGCACgtatttgcaactgcactgtgAACAATAATAATGATGCTAAAATAGCGACTTTTCAGGATTTGAATTGTCCGAAATTTGAATCTCTGCCTAATTGAAACCAGGGTCAAAATTCAGAAACAAGTATATAAACTAATCTGACTTTTGTCAGAGAGAAGAGTTTGAATAAGACTAGCATGAATCATTTGCCTCAAACCTTAATTGACCGTCTATTCTCGAGCTGTATGAGGTATTCTGCTGTACCGGCTTTTGCGTTCTCCACACCAACAGTAGGGTCTGAAGTATTAGTAACTCCTTTCTCCATGTCCTTTGATACATCTGAATTTGCCCTGTAAAAATTTGTTCATTATAGTGGATGATAAAACATAGAATCCATTAAAGAAAGAGACATCTTCTTGGATACATTTCAAGATCTATCGACacttaacattcttgatctgaACTTCAACATATGCCCTTAAAAACTCTACCAATATGAAAAACGTATCTTAACTAGAGACCCGCTCGCTTAAACAATATTGCGACACGAAAAGTTGTCACTAGAGACCCGCTCATTTCTCCATCTTTCTTGATCTTAAACAAATGAAACATTTTCTCATTGCGCTTCCCATAAACCCCAAATGGAGCCTAAGTAATCTTTCTTGATCTTACATTAAGCatgggaaaaaaatgaaaatagaaaaaaaaaaaaaaaaaaaaaaaaaaagcaccgaGTTGTTTTCGTGTAGTTAGTTGAGGAACCACTCAGTTTCTTTTCATTATCAGCTGCGTTGGAGGAGTGGACGGCGGAGCCGAGACATACTGCTACTAGAAAGCACCCTACTCCCGGGAAAAGAATCTCAGCTCTATTAATGCGGTCGTCGAGAAAGTAATTCAAGGTTGTGCCTGGAAATCTCAAACAAGGCAGATAAATTTAAGGTACATGCTCTTTTTCTGTACAGCATAAATTTGAAGTAAAGAGAGATTATGGTATGGAAGATACCAGAAAGTTCCGAATCGACTTGAAGGAATAAATAGGTTATTGAAAGCCGTAAATTTGATACTGAGAACAACACCGAAGATTAGAACtggaaaaagaaagaactaTGTACCTATAACGACAGTGATACTTGAACTGATGATCTCCGTTACCGAAAGGCCGACAAAAGCCCAAGCATACTGAGTGGCAAGATTTCCGAGGCTGAGAACAACACCACCTGCCATTGCAAATAATATTGAAGGCCAATTGTCCTTCATTAAGAAGCATCCATCATTAGTTAATAAAACATAAACTGGTTCATCTATTATATTCGTCACGAGTAGTGACATTGAACAAAATAAAGTCGAATAATAGGAATATAGCTATCTCTCAGGTCGAAGCGTTTTATCAGGAAAACTAGGAGTATACAGGTCACTCTGAATTCTAAGAATAAGAACTATTTATTTGCACAAAGAAATACAGGCGTAAGATAATCTTATTATGCTTGTACGTGAAATGTGAAGAAAAAACCAATCATGATTTCAAGAAGCACATTACCTGCATCGAACTGCGCTAACAATTTTTCAAGTAAATCTTGAATTCTCACACTTAATCAATTGGTGCTAAAGAGTGGAACAGAAACATTATCTTACTTTGTAGATCATTACGCGTCAACGAGGAAACAAGAATTAATTATCGATTAGAGCTCATTTTGTTTTACAGCATCATCAGATCAAtaagtaaaagaaagaaaagtccCAAAGGAGAAAATTACTCCAAGGATAAGCTCAACTACATAAACATCTTATTCCAGAAACCGAATTTTATTGGTATCCCCTTTTGAGAAGTTATATTCATCTTTGTATGTATTGCGGAAAACTTGATTTAATCGACTTGGTTTAGGAAAACATACACCTTTATGAACTAAAATCACTAAAACTGCGCTTCAAAGATGTATAAAAGCATCTCTAAAATTCTCGACATGCCGTAATATGTTCAATAATCGCCCCTAAAATGTGCTTGTAATTTAGACAGATATCAATTCATACTTTTAGAAAAGTATGTGCAATACTTCAAACTATTAAGGGGTAAATCTTGTTCTCGAAATTTCGTAAGCTTCTGCAGATCTGCGCAGACCAGAAACAACACCAACATAAATGAATCCAAAATTGAAGCCTAAAATGAGGAACAAAACACTGACCTGAGTAAGCTGGGTGAGGAAATTCGGCATATCCGGCTTGCTGTCTCCAATTTGACCGAAAGTTAAAGCAATAAAAACTGCTGCCAACAGATTTGTGATGGAATAATCGAGATAAGTGTGCTGAGGCAGACGGCCGCGGCGCTCCAGGAGTGTGAGGACAGCAGGCCAAGTGCCCAAGAAGAAGAGAGCAGCCAGCATTAGAGCAATTGCTCCTCCTTTGTCTTCCACCACATACATCTTTCAAGGACTAATTTGGTAACAAAACTGGGAAAGAAAATTGAAGTACATGGTAAGTGATGCAGAACAGATCTGAACCAACACTAACCACCGATTTAGttcatcatttttaatttagattagATTAGTTGAGCGTATCTTTCAGTCAGTTAAATGAGAATTTTTAGTTATTctcttatttgattttatttgcatttacttttagatttttattatttggttaATCTTTAGATAAAGCTGTTTTAGTTGGTCATATAGAATAAGATCAAATTCGAAATTAGTTATGTATATCAAAGACTAAAGATAGCATAAATAAAATGCAGATGatcttaataaattaataaagataAAGATGATTCGGAGCTTTCGCGCATcagcaacttttttttctttcgggAATACATCGCCTTAGAGTGAGTCCAGTCTCAAAGTGAGTTCACTCCTGAttatttttcctattttatctttttctactttttttaaattttctattttctttaattttttttaatttcaaaaaaatttaaaaaatatttcaaatatttttttaaaattcaaaaaaaataaaattataaatcatattttggaGCCCCTCTAAAACATAAGACTCTATACCTGTCCTACAACAATAAGTGCCTTTGATAAGAAGCTCAAATtgttatgaaaaataataatgataatactGGGAACAAAAGAGTAACCAACATTAAACTATGAATTGGCACCTCCTTTATCTTCCAttaatatctatctatttgaggactatttttcaaaaactaaaatgctcaaaaaaaaaaaagaaaagagtctATGGTAAGTATGTTGGATAAGAAGCTCAAAttggaaataataataattataagaagaagaagaagaagaagaaaagagaaccCAATATTAGCAATATTAGAACTATAAATTGTCTCCAAAAAGGAATTAGGTATGTGGTAAGGGTATTGGATGAGAAgcaaaaattggaaaaaaaagaaaagaaaaaggtgagtaATAACTAGGGAGATAAGATTGATGAGGATATGGTGTGTAATCTGAAAAAGAAGCATTTATACCATCAGAGCAGATGAGGATTTTTAATACAGCAACTAAATCAAACCCAATTTTGGGAATTAAACTGGGAAATAAGTAATGATTAAAAGTTTCAATCTAAAATCTGATTGTAAAGAACACAGTGAACTTCAGAATGATCAGTAATTAACTATGCATACAACAGAGAAAAGTAAACAGGAGAAAAGAGGAATTACCTTGTGCAAGGAAATAAACCAACAACAATGACAAAGATGAAtcatagagatatatataaaaactggAAAGAAAATTGACATAAAGAAGTCCACTAATGATTCtttatgattcttttttttttttttttcctctcttaaaaaaaaacaaatcttcTTCCTCCAATAGAACAGTTACCTAAGAGGAAAAGAGAACCCCAGCTGGGCCCAGAGAAAGAAGATGTCAATGTTAGCAAATTAAACAAAGTTGGCAACTATTTCATGATAAATGAGACACCCATTCTGAAAAGGGCAAACTTCGAATACCACTCCtgtagtttcatactttcttactttagtattctatagtttaaagtgtattaatttagtaccttgtgattttattttctgttttcgCCAGCTCCTCTGTtaacatttcattaaattatatacaaaaaatttcagataccccacctaagtttatcgaatattcactttagtaccttttagttttaactttgtcaccgatttaacgaaaaaaaattagtggaaggaataataaaaataaaatgaaatcaCGGAGTACTAaactgatacactttaaactatagagtaccaacgtgagaaagtgcaaaaccgcatggatagtatttgaagttttcaagTACAAAC
Protein-coding regions in this window:
- the LOC109718022 gene encoding ureide permease 2-like produces the protein MYVVEDKGGAIALMLAALFFLGTWPAVLTLLERRGRLPQHTYLDYSITNLLAAVFIALTFGQIGDSKPDMPNFLTQLTQDNWPSILFAMAGGVVLSLGNLATQYAWAFVGLSVTEIISSSITVVIGTTLNYFLDDRINRAEILFPGVGCFLVAVCLGSAVHSSNAADNEKKLSGSSTNYTKTTRANSDVSKDMEKGVTNTSDPTVGVENAKAGTAEYLIQLENRRSIKVLGSNLFFGLGIVFFSGLCFSLFSPAFNLATNDQWHTLKKGVPHLVVYTAFFYFSISCFVVGIGLNIWFLYNPVLGLPRSSFAAYLKDWKGRQWALLAGLLCGFGNGFQFMGGQAAGYAAADAVQALPLVSTFWGILLFGEYRKSSRRTYALLVSMIFMFIAAVAVLMASSGHRKQ